From Bactrocera oleae isolate idBacOlea1 chromosome 4, idBacOlea1, whole genome shotgun sequence:
TCACATAAAACACATCTTGTATTTTGTCCGTTATCAACTTTCGCGCCTCTGGCTCTGGCACTTTACGATCTTTCAGATCCTGTATAAAATCTTGCAAGTCTATAGGTTGACCGATATTCAGCGTCACCTTTTTACCCCACTTCAGTACGTATGGCTCAGTGTTGGGCAGCACTTCATCCATGCCCTCATGCCACATGGGTAGAATAATCGGAATGCGTGGCGATTCGTATATGATACGACCCACACCCCACTTGAGGCGCATCTCCTCCTTGGTCATGTTAACTTTGCCCTCGGGAAAGACATGCACCCAATGGCCGAGCGCACATTTTTGTATACACAAATTGACAGCGTCCTGATAGACACCGCTGCCGCGCACCACTGGTATACACTTTCCTATATTGGGaaacaaatgtaaaataatttattaacttatatacttttaaaattaattacgtGATTACACCTACCATACATGAAGAAAGTTGAGTGATATTTATTGGTGAAGCAGATGTCGTGCGCCGCCATCGACCAACGTATCTTAAATGTATTGCATACGAATTTAACGGGAAGCACAcctgtaaaatatttgttttaattcagTTAAATTGCATGCActtaattatacatattaatCATAATACTGTACCCCAAAGGCCGGGATCATCGAAGCATGATTGATGATTTGACACTGTGACTAACGGTACACCGGCTGGACGTTTTTCTATCAAATTTATCAGTCTCTCTCTGTTGTACACTACGGTTCGGTTGAGGAAAACTGTAATCAGTAGTAagacaattaaatatattagtacttttgaggaaattttatatttgtaatttttgtaaataaccattttaaaagtataaataatagtgaaaataagtttatttttggATTCTTGGTATCATAAGCTCGCTAAAACTGCATTCAGATTTTTCACTTCCTAAATTTACCTAAAAAATTAAGGTCAGAATGCAAATAACTTCGTTTGGATTTTCTTTCTGGCAACTTATTAAACCAGTAAATAGTTGGGGAAGGTTCAAGCTATTCGGCTTACTCTGATCTATTACATATGAAACTACGATAAAATCACATCTATTGTAGAAAACTTCTTAATTTATTATAGACTTGTAACTAGCCATGCTCCAGCTTCTTAACAATCCCAATTGTTGGAGTTTTATTCTAATATTTTGATTGGACTTTTCAGGTTAATGATAGTAATAAATACCGCATTAGAATAATATAACACATAGCATAAGAGTATTCAAAGTTATCAGCACAGACAACTTAAAGTTGAAATCAATCATAAaagcttctttttttttactctgAAAAGTACCATcgtttaaaaagttatttatgtttatccacttgtgaatttaaaaaaaatcgatattttttttgtttatgtatcGGAAGtctatattgtatattgaaaaatacgagtatttaatgaaaattttaagttgatctGGTATATAGTTTCGGAGTTAtcagcgtatttgtaagaacttTTAACTCAGCATAATCGGCTTCCAAAACTTGAAACGCTTTttttcgaaacgctgttttcagagccggtgaaaaaaatttttccaaacggctggaccgaatgacttgaaattttcacacgactcTCTTAGATATACTTGTCAGGTAATGTTTGATGGAATacgattttttataataatttcgatttttaagctGCTCTGAAGTTAAATGGGAGTTTAATATAACACTATTTCCCAAATTTCTCAAAGACTAATCAATTTTGGTGATTTCTTTCGTTAACGATTTCTCGAAAgcaaatcaaccgattttgactcGGTTTGCGTCAAACGGCGTGTTTTTTTGTGTCGAGAGCTAATTAGTTTTCGGTATCGATCGGCCCAGCCGTTTTCAAGATAAATCAAAAAACTACATTCAAAAAGAATTTTTGGTTAAATACCAataacgatgtgtttcttcaagttTTAGAACTGATTCGTTTTTGGtatcgatcggtcaagtcgttcggaaaaaattcgaaaaaaacgatttttcaaaatttttcgttttcgatatctcgcaagtaaatcaaccgatttcgacctggtttgcggcaaacgatgtgtttgttcaaggtttagaactgattaatTTTTGGtatcgatcggtcaagtcgttcggaagaaatttttgagatttctcgaaatctattggtccgattgggtccaaacttacacgaaattcaagtgcaatgaaaccctttggaatgccgtttagtttattcaaatcggttgagccgtttaaaagttataagaggtttacatacatccacacatacatacagacatacggacatcatcatagaaatgttcggggaagcttcctcgaccctcagaacgtcgagatctgttgagaactcgatttttgcaaaacggggtgaaaccaataacttcccgatttttagaaaattttcaattttcttagcgggaaattaaaaaaaacgggGAATCTTGATTCCGAAACTGTTAAAGAAATAACAGTACTAAGACTAAGGTCTGAATAGTTTTCATTCGTTTCTAACGCTGAATCGTGATCAAGAAAGCTTATCCATTGAATTTCAGTAAAATACCAAACATGAATATAAATTTGAATGCTAGGAAGTCAACGGAAAAGTCGTAAGAAGagtgtggtatatcatgagcttctaaaccttgatgaaaatattaatactaatcGTTGCAGACAACAAATtatcaatttgaaccatgcattgatcgaacaacgaccagaatgggccagaagacacggcaaagtaattttgttacacgaaaAAGCAACTGCACACAAATCAAAATCGGCTTAGCATAaaatcaaagtacttggctgggagctgctacctcacccgccgtattcaccagacttggcacctttcgattaccatttgttttcatcgatagAACACGCTTTGgatgagcagcacttcgattcgtAAGCAAAAGTCGAAAATTAGGTGTCTGATTgatttgcttcaaaagacgagCATTACTAttggcaatactttgaatacattttttttaatttcccatttaaaattagtatttaatttttacaaaaagacTTATTGCATACCGGTCTACCTggtaaatctatatctatcgcTATTAGTTTTAGGAGTTCCCTATTTCTACTTATAATGtcacaataaatatacataaggaTGTCAATAAAGGAAATTATAGAAGAGCACTTATGCTCAATACGACCACATCTTGAGTTTAAATAAATCTCCAACTTTCGGAAAAAATCGGGTTGGCCTAATAACCAACCAAGTGCTGTACAGTGTAATgactctctttctctctccaTCTCTTGACATAAATTCTAAGCAAACACAATAGAAAAAAGAACGCCCTCTAAAAACATAGATCTGAGTTAGAGACCTGTTGTAGCTTTAGTAAATGCatttataagcaaataaaatagcTGACTGCCGCAATTCAATTTACAATCTGTGATTTACTTGAATTTACATGAActgataattaaattttcaacgaATGCATTGAGCAAAGTACTAAACCGATTTACATGGATTTGCTTAAATCAAAGTGCAAATACAATCTACCAATTAAGAATCGAAGGGCGCGTGACACGCTTTGCATATTGGGGAAaccttacatatgtacaaacacacCTAGCAAGGTTCACACAGAGGTCGCTTTCTCTACTTTAGTAATTTATAGTCGGTATCTGAATTATCTAACAAGATCGCGATAGGTTACGATAGGTCATGAGCAGTGTTTGCTAAGCAAAATTTTACTGTTTACACGTATTAGTTTTAAGTCCCCGGCGAGTCTAGACTTactttataatgttttttttttcaatttaaattattccTCTAACTTTACTAAATCaacttattttagttttatttgcttttagttTCACGATGAGGTTACGATTCGAATCCATTACCTCTTTTGTGGTTGTCAGGCACTtaacatttaaaacaaaaataaagttgtTGTAATTAAGCGCTATGA
This genomic window contains:
- the Taz gene encoding tafazzin isoform X5, giving the protein MGYNIEWIFQRLRCPSGLWYIASQIAITAVGLFAKFVLVFLNRTVVYNRERLINLIEKRPAGVPLVTVSNHQSCFDDPGLWGVLPVKFVCNTFKIRWSMAAHDICFTNKYHSTFFMYGKCIPVVRGSGVYQDAVNLCIQKCALGHWVHVFPEGKVNMTKEEMRLKWGVGRIIYESPRIPIILPMWHEGMDEVLPNTEPYVLKWGKKVTLNIGQPIDLQDFIQDLKDRKVPEPEARKLITDKIQDVFYHLRKETEELHKKRL
- the Taz gene encoding tafazzin isoform X4, which gives rise to MQIFLFHVQPQQQPQPQQLAMGYNIEWIFQRLRCPSGLWYIASQIAITAVGLFAKFVLVFLNRTVVYNRERLINLIEKRPAGVPLVTVSNHQSCFDDPGLWGVLPVKFVCNTFKIRWSMAAHDICFTNKYHSTFFMYGKCIPVVRGSGVYQDAVNLCIQKCALGHWVHVFPEGKVNMTKEEMRLKWGVGRIIYESPRIPIILPMWHEGMDEVLPNTEPYVLKWGKKVTLNIGQPIDLQDFIQDLKDRKVPEPEARKLITDKIQDVFYHLRKETEELHKKRL
- the Taz gene encoding tafazzin isoform X2, encoding MLLSVVGLNLCGRMRLLNRGSCIAMARIQKPCTAGYPTSSKRPQQQPQPQQLAMGYNIEWIFQRLRCPSGLWYIASQIAITAVGLFAKFVLVFLNRTVVYNRERLINLIEKRPAGVPLVTVSNHQSCFDDPGLWGVLPVKFVCNTFKIRWSMAAHDICFTNKYHSTFFMYGKCIPVVRGSGVYQDAVNLCIQKCALGHWVHVFPEGKVNMTKEEMRLKWGVGRIIYESPRIPIILPMWHEGMDEVLPNTEPYVLKWGKKVTLNIGQPIDLQDFIQDLKDRKVPEPEARKLITDKIQDVFYHLRKETEELHKKRL
- the Taz gene encoding tafazzin isoform X1 → MLLSVVGLNLCGRMRLLNRGSCIAMARIQKPCTAGYPTSSKRFHVQPQQQPQPQQLAMGYNIEWIFQRLRCPSGLWYIASQIAITAVGLFAKFVLVFLNRTVVYNRERLINLIEKRPAGVPLVTVSNHQSCFDDPGLWGVLPVKFVCNTFKIRWSMAAHDICFTNKYHSTFFMYGKCIPVVRGSGVYQDAVNLCIQKCALGHWVHVFPEGKVNMTKEEMRLKWGVGRIIYESPRIPIILPMWHEGMDEVLPNTEPYVLKWGKKVTLNIGQPIDLQDFIQDLKDRKVPEPEARKLITDKIQDVFYHLRKETEELHKKRL
- the Taz gene encoding tafazzin isoform X3; this encodes MQLIRRSKKFHVQPQQQPQPQQLAMGYNIEWIFQRLRCPSGLWYIASQIAITAVGLFAKFVLVFLNRTVVYNRERLINLIEKRPAGVPLVTVSNHQSCFDDPGLWGVLPVKFVCNTFKIRWSMAAHDICFTNKYHSTFFMYGKCIPVVRGSGVYQDAVNLCIQKCALGHWVHVFPEGKVNMTKEEMRLKWGVGRIIYESPRIPIILPMWHEGMDEVLPNTEPYVLKWGKKVTLNIGQPIDLQDFIQDLKDRKVPEPEARKLITDKIQDVFYHLRKETEELHKKRL